The following nucleotide sequence is from Saccharomycodes ludwigii strain NBRC 1722 chromosome VII, whole genome shotgun sequence.
AATCCAGCCTCCTTGTACAACTAAAATATTACTCACACTAATATGAAGCGctcgctttttttttttttttttttttttttttgacatcAAATATATCACGTGGTTAAAAAAGACGATTCGCTTTCATTTctggtttatattttttttttttcctttttttttttttttaaatcttcgCCCGAGACAAAACACGCCTCGATTTCTTATCATGTGCGACTCGACGCGTTACATTCTGATATATTCGTCATCTcgtttatttctattttccttttttttatcctaAATTCTATACGcgcaaaaaaataaaataaaaaaaatatatatcacAATTAAGTACAAATCTTATCTTTAGGAATAAACCATTTacataattgttttttattttttttattttttttatttttttatttttttcattttttttattttttttatttttttttttttttttttttttttttttttattatttttttacttaatTATTATGTATAAAATGGCAAATAAACACTATAAGACACAGAGTTATTCCCAATAATGCCTAAACCATCAATTGGGATGTAAGTAACACTAGTAcatgttttttcttgtaattaatttaaagcatgttttataataatgactCCTACTGATAAAAAGTCCTACGTTTTTCAGTGCAAAATTAACGAAAAACCTGCCCAAGCTATAGCCGGTAAAGGCACTCGTATCACCATTGAAAAGGATGGTAAAATATATAgtgatattattgatgCCGTTACTAGTGCTGCTGTTGGTGCTTTGGGATGGGGTGATGGATACATCGTCGATATTATCACTGAAGCAGCCAAGACCTCTACCTATTCTTTCCCATCTTTGATTGGTAACAAACAATCCGAAGAACTGGCTAAATTTTACATCGACAATTCCCCAAAGGATGCATTTGCTTCTGCTTTATGGTGTTGCTCTGGTTCGGAAGCTAATGAAAGTTGTATGAAAATCATGTACCAGTACTGGTTAGAACGTGgcaagacaaaaaaaacaaaatttatttctagAAAGAGCTCTTATCATGGATTTACTATTGGTTCTCTATCTATTGCTGACAATGCTCGTGTGGTTGCCTTTAAGGATATCTTATTGCCAGAAACTCAATGTCTAAAGATGCCGGTTTGCTACCCATACAGATTCCAAAAAAAGGGCCAAACCGAAGCTGAATATGTCCAAGAATTACTAGGTAACTTGGAAAAGTTGATTGTTGATAATGATCCCGAAACCATTATTTCTGTTACTCTCGAAACATTGCCAGGCTCATCCATAGGCACTGTTCCGCCACCAAACGGATACCTACCAGGTATTCGTGCCTTGTGCAACAAATACGATATCTTGATGCACTTGGATGAAGTCATGTGTGGCACTGGTAGATCGAATCCAAACGGTGGATTGAATTGCTGGGAAAACTTCATGCCATTGAACCAAGGTCCAGATTTGCAATCAGTTGGTAAGGCTTTGGGATCTGGCTATGTCACTATTGCTGGTGTTTTGATCAGTCCAAA
It contains:
- a CDS encoding uncharacterized protein (similar to Saccharomyces cerevisiae YOL140W | ARG8 | ARGinine requiring), which translates into the protein MTPTDKKSYVFQCKINEKPAQAIAGKGTRITIEKDGKIYSDIIDAVTSAAVGALGWGDGYIVDIITEAAKTSTYSFPSLIGNKQSEELAKFYIDNSPKDAFASALWCCSGSEANESCMKIMYQYWLERGKTKKTKFISRKSSYHGFTIGSLSIADNARVVAFKDILLPETQCLKMPVCYPYRFQKKGQTEAEYVQELLGNLEKLIVDNDPETIISVTLETLPGSSIGTVPPPNGYLPGIRALCNKYDILMHLDEVMCGTGRSNPNGGLNCWENFMPLNQGPDLQSVGKALGSGYVTIAGVLISPKVKDAYVNGSNSVVGSHTYASHAFNCSVALGIQKKIIEKGLTKNIFKMGNLMGETLKKKLLANDNIVGDVRGIGGFWSLEFVRDRKGKISFAPKLDVGHRFQAVCFENGINVMGMTGTYDYTTGEGDVALLAPSFIITENDVEEIVERVVKSVDELTAVLKREGEF